ACTGCCAACATTCAGTATACCGCGCGGCGCTTTATCCAGCTCCAATTTCGCTAATACGGCGGCGTCGGCTTTCCCGGCGCGGAACCGCATCGTATCGACTCCATTGGGGACGACGACCGCACTTTGCGATAACGGTTCCGGCAAACGTTGCTTCACCGCCTTTGAGACAGCGAATACTTTTTTTGATTTCAAGATCGGCGATTTCGCCGTGAGCCGCTCATTGCCATGAAAAATGGCGGTGAATGGGATACCATCGCGATGTGCCCAGACGGCGACCTCTTCCGAAAACAGATCTAATTTGGGAATCAGTACTAAATCGGGTTTCTGGTGGGTGAGTACTTCCTGCCACGACAACTCGCTGCGGTGTCGCCGCAACCAACCGGGCGTCCAGTTGCTTTCGATCAGGGTGATGACATCGAAGCCGGGCGGTACTTCCCCCCCTTTGACGACACTGGCTTTCGTCCACAGCGTAATGTCGTAATGCTGCCGCAACAGTCCACGGCAAATCTCAAAGGTGTAAGCCGCGGTTCCCCCCACCATCGGCGGAAAGGCGGATGTTGCTACCAGAATGTTCATAGAGCAAAGGTAGTCGTTTGGTACACGAATCTCAATGCAACGGTTAGGCAAATCACATTGAACATAGAAGTGGAATTATTCTCTTGTCTTAGTGAGGAGTGGCATGCGAAACCATGGGCACAGACAAAAGTGTTTGTCTTACTGTGTAGCGGCAGAACCTCTGGTTCGCCCTTTCAGTGGTGGTTACAGGATTCCAATCCTGTTTTCTCTATGCCAAATGTACAGGTCTTGAGACCTGTCGGTACCCTGCCGAAAAACGGGTTTGGAAACCCGTAACCACCACTCTGCCTGTCTTCGCGAGGAGCGAAATGTGCAACCTTGTGCGCATGAAGCGACGTGGCGATCTTGTTTGTCGGACAAGATGATCCAACATCCAAATTGGGCGACCCAGAGGGTCTACCCCTACAAAAAAATTATCGAATTGCACAAATCACTTGTGAGTTAAACTTGAGTAGTTTACGTTGTACTCATCGTAGCAAGGAATTTTGTATTGGGTACTGACAGGTCTCCAGACCTGTAAAAGGGTAGCGACAGGCGTCCTCGCCTGTGATGTAGGGGTTCGATTTATCGAACCCGTGGTAGGGGCGCAAACGCTTGCGCCCGAGTGAAGGCGCAGACCCTCTGGGTCGCCCTTGCTGGTGGACAGACAAGAGTGTCTGTCCTACGATGTAGTGGTGGTTACGGGCTTCCAAGCCTGTCTTCGCTAATTGTTCCAATTGTATAGGT
This region of bacterium genomic DNA includes:
- a CDS encoding glycosyltransferase family 4 protein, with amino-acid sequence MNILVATSAFPPMVGGTAAYTFEICRGLLRQHYDITLWTKASVVKGGEVPPGFDVITLIESNWTPGWLRRHRSELSWQEVLTHQKPDLVLIPKLDLFSEEVAVWAHRDGIPFTAIFHGNERLTAKSPILKSKKVFAVSKAVKQRLPEPLSQSAVVVPNGVDTMRFRAGKADAAVLAKLELDKAPRGILNVGSWVPEKGHALLLEAMTHLLPPPEGPELWLVGSGPEERTMRRLADKYRIFDRVRWLGSVDDEQLISVYRTAQFVVLASHSEQFGTLEGFGLPALEAASCGIPAVVSNRGGLPEAVVDGETGIVVSEAKSKAFADAINTLWQDEPRRIAMGKAALDRAMKEFTWEIVLQKLGRELRKIINEARKETERSDAETES